Below is a window of Geomonas oryzisoli DNA.
TCAGGGTGCAGAACACCAACAGTTTCGATGTGAAGCTGCAGGGATACAGCTATGACATCAAGATCATGGCGCTGCCGCTGGCCAAGGGGGGCGCGCGGGAGGAGATAAACTTCCCCGCCCACGAGGAAACCGACGTCCGCATCCCGATCCGCATCACCTATGCAGACCTTCTGGAGATCCTGAAGCGCAGGCCGGACCCGGACAAGATCCCGTACCAGCTCGCGGCGGGGCTCGACCTGGAGACCCCGGTGGGCCAGATGACGGTCCCGGTCAAAAAGAGCGGCACCTACGCCATTCCCAAGAAGTACCGCCCGGCAGCCATCTTCGGCAAGCTCGCCGACTTCCTCAAATTCTAAAACCGTTGGCCACGGAGAAAATCTGAGGACATCTGAGAGAGCCTTTTT
It encodes the following:
- a CDS encoding LEA type 2 family protein, which gives rise to MRKIFALLLVVVLLSGCTKLVNAPLVTVQDLNVVSVDPTGAGMELDLRVQNTNSFDVKLQGYSYDIKIMALPLAKGGAREEINFPAHEETDVRIPIRITYADLLEILKRRPDPDKIPYQLAAGLDLETPVGQMTVPVKKSGTYAIPKKYRPAAIFGKLADFLKF